In Arthrobacter citreus, a single genomic region encodes these proteins:
- a CDS encoding winged helix-turn-helix transcriptional regulator, translated as MNDDIAVRVYKALGESTRLQIVKALAKQSELACLEMKNQIKVSANSTLTHHLKPLLDCGLLTVRKEGTFRYYSLQREVLEKYAPALL; from the coding sequence GTGAACGATGATATTGCAGTAAGGGTATATAAAGCATTAGGAGAATCAACTCGATTGCAAATTGTAAAAGCACTTGCTAAGCAATCGGAATTAGCTTGTCTTGAAATGAAGAATCAAATAAAGGTATCAGCGAATTCTACATTGACACATCATTTAAAACCATTACTTGATTGCGGCTTACTTACTGTCCGCAAAGAAGGTACTTTCAGATACTATAGTTTACAAAGAGAAGTTTTGGAAAAATATGCACCCGCTTTACTTTAA
- a CDS encoding flap endonuclease: protein MENQSLLLIDGFNLLSRGYFATSYGKSDEQLSKTKDGVYINALRVFIPKLFNLIKEHEITHLAVTWDVKREETDRRNKYDFYKATRGELPSPLIEQFFTLKTALEVIGIAQLEMAPYEADDLMGTLSNHWSNSVKNKCYIYSNDRDLLQLINEHTSQIIAQKTGEIVYSLEHFSNDYGIHPKQWVDVKALLGDSSDNIPGCPGVGEKSAIPLIQIYNTVEELYENMDNLDAKFNRYKKKLEAGKDSTFISKELSAITIDIPHFAEYTFEDLEIKIDEEKLSLKLEELEIRVKR, encoded by the coding sequence ATGGAAAATCAATCTTTATTATTAATTGATGGCTTTAACTTATTAAGTAGAGGTTATTTTGCAACTTCTTATGGTAAAAGTGATGAGCAGCTTTCTAAAACGAAAGATGGAGTTTATATAAATGCATTAAGAGTATTTATCCCAAAGCTTTTTAACTTAATTAAAGAACATGAAATTACTCATCTTGCAGTTACTTGGGATGTTAAGCGTGAAGAAACTGATCGTCGAAATAAATATGATTTTTATAAAGCGACTCGTGGAGAACTACCATCGCCACTTATTGAACAATTTTTCACTTTAAAAACAGCACTAGAAGTAATCGGCATTGCTCAACTGGAAATGGCACCTTACGAAGCTGATGACTTAATGGGCACTTTATCAAATCATTGGTCTAATTCTGTTAAAAATAAATGCTATATTTATAGTAATGATCGAGACCTGCTACAATTAATTAATGAACATACTTCTCAAATCATTGCCCAAAAAACGGGAGAAATCGTTTATTCTTTAGAACACTTTAGTAATGATTACGGAATCCATCCGAAACAATGGGTTGATGTAAAAGCATTATTAGGTGACTCTAGCGATAATATTCCTGGTTGCCCTGGGGTTGGAGAGAAATCGGCAATTCCATTAATTCAAATTTATAACACAGTTGAAGAATTGTATGAAAATATGGATAATCTTGACGCTAAATTTAATCGCTACAAAAAGAAATTAGAAGCTGGGAAAGACTCAACTTTTATTAGCAAAGAGCTATCTGCGATTACAATTGATATTCCTCACTTTGCTGAATATACTTTTGAGGACTTAGAAATTAAGATTGATGAAGAAAAATTATCACTTAAGCTTGAAGAATTAGAAATTCGTGTAAAACGATAA
- a CDS encoding transposase has protein sequence MPLKGTKFKKYSIEFKLKAVKRYEDGFGSYVSISEELGLRSSTQLKEWVKKYRNGELFDDQRGKSKANNPFADFTKTEFSSIEEENKYLKAQIEYLKKLYPNILEEG, from the coding sequence ATGCCTTTAAAAGGGACTAAATTTAAGAAATATTCGATTGAATTCAAGCTTAAGGCAGTAAAACGTTATGAAGATGGATTTGGCAGTTATGTTTCGATTTCGGAAGAACTAGGTCTACGAAGTTCTACCCAGCTTAAAGAGTGGGTAAAAAAGTATAGAAATGGTGAGTTATTTGATGATCAAAGAGGAAAATCTAAAGCTAATAATCCATTTGCAGATTTTACTAAAACTGAATTTAGCTCAATTGAGGAAGAAAATAAATATTTAAAAGCGCAGATAGAATACTTAAAAAAGCTCTATCCAAATATACTCGAGGAGGGATAA
- the ilvA gene encoding threonine ammonia-lyase IlvA — MEKVKSTVKIEDILVAYNTLKEVTNKTPLQISTMLSEKYDCNVFLKREDLQIIRSFKLRGAYYKISNLSYDERQKGVVCASAGNHAQGVAYTCNQLQVYAKIFMPSTTPNQKVSQVKFFGGPFVEVILIGDTFDIAHQNAQTYCNENQMTFIHPFDDPDVIAGQGTVAVEILNEIDRPVDYLFVAIGGGGLSSGVGTYIKGISPSTKVIGVEPMGAASMAESIANGRVVSLPSIEKFVDGAAVGQVGYLTYEICREVLNQVVAIPEGEICTTILELYNKNAIIAEPAGAMSISALELFKDEIKGKNVICIVSGGNNDIDRLQEIKERSLIHEGLKHYFIINFPQRSGALREFLDKVLGPNDDITRFEYTKKNNKDNGPALVGIELANKSDYKALIERMICHEIQFMEINNNPTLFNLLI; from the coding sequence ATGGAGAAAGTAAAAAGTACTGTTAAAATCGAGGATATTTTAGTTGCCTATAATACGTTGAAAGAAGTTACGAACAAGACACCTTTGCAGATTAGTACGATGCTAAGTGAAAAATATGATTGTAACGTATTTTTAAAGCGAGAGGATTTACAAATAATCCGTTCATTTAAACTTAGAGGTGCATATTACAAAATTAGCAATTTGTCTTATGATGAAAGACAAAAAGGAGTTGTTTGTGCTAGTGCAGGCAATCATGCTCAAGGGGTGGCATACACATGTAATCAATTACAGGTTTATGCAAAAATATTCATGCCATCAACTACACCAAATCAAAAAGTATCTCAAGTGAAATTCTTCGGGGGTCCATTTGTTGAAGTTATTTTAATCGGTGATACATTTGATATTGCTCATCAAAATGCTCAAACTTATTGTAATGAAAATCAAATGACATTCATTCATCCATTTGATGATCCAGATGTTATTGCAGGTCAAGGTACAGTAGCTGTTGAAATATTAAATGAAATTGATCGTCCAGTAGATTATTTATTCGTTGCGATCGGCGGCGGTGGATTAAGCTCTGGTGTTGGCACATACATAAAAGGTATAAGTCCTTCAACGAAAGTAATTGGAGTTGAACCAATGGGTGCGGCGTCAATGGCAGAATCAATTGCAAATGGAAGAGTTGTATCATTACCTTCTATTGAAAAGTTTGTTGATGGCGCAGCGGTTGGCCAAGTTGGCTATTTAACTTATGAAATTTGTCGGGAAGTACTCAATCAAGTTGTTGCTATTCCAGAAGGTGAGATTTGTACAACCATATTAGAACTTTATAATAAAAACGCGATCATTGCTGAACCTGCTGGGGCAATGTCGATATCAGCTTTAGAATTATTTAAAGATGAAATAAAAGGTAAAAACGTCATTTGTATCGTCTCTGGAGGAAATAATGATATTGACCGACTTCAAGAAATTAAAGAAAGATCTTTAATACATGAAGGATTAAAGCACTATTTCATCATCAACTTCCCACAACGTTCTGGTGCATTACGTGAGTTCCTTGATAAAGTATTGGGGCCAAATGATGATATTACTAGATTCGAATACACTAAGAAAAACAATAAGGACAATGGCCCAGCATTAGTCGGAATTGAATTAGCAAACAAATCGGATTATAAAGCGTTGATTGAGCGAATGATTTGTCATGAAATTCAATTCATGGAAATCAATAACAACCCTACTTTATTTAATCTACTAATTTAA
- a CDS encoding alkene reductase gives MSLESKEKTSWGKLQNGSESKLFESVKIGALNLQSRTAMAPLTRCFADDETGVVGDDVVEYYRKRAADGVGLIISEGTVISPRGKGYPGVPGIYSKEQINAWKKVTDAVHKEGGTMISQIWHVGRLSHHELAGNMPPQAPSAIRAEGLVSRYRKPYDIPEAMTLEDIKEVINQYAQAAKNAIEAGFDGVEIHAAHGYLIDQFNSDITNNRTDQYGGDLPQRLTFMKEVIKAVIEAIGTERTMIRFSAHKADIPGYMWEDPEYAIRTFIEAFKEVGATLLHPSIMQFDRVLADGKTMHQLVRKYWDGAIVGVGTINPEMAEKAIIEGTIDVAAFGRPLISNPDLLHRLKNGEEIEEYDAKKHLNSLI, from the coding sequence ATGAGTTTAGAAAGTAAAGAAAAAACTAGTTGGGGAAAATTACAAAATGGATCAGAAAGTAAGCTTTTTGAATCTGTTAAAATAGGTGCGTTGAATTTACAAAGTCGTACAGCAATGGCTCCATTGACAAGATGCTTTGCAGATGATGAAACTGGTGTAGTTGGAGATGATGTTGTTGAATATTATCGCAAACGAGCTGCTGATGGAGTTGGATTGATTATTTCTGAAGGTACTGTTATTAGTCCACGCGGTAAAGGTTACCCTGGTGTTCCAGGTATTTATTCTAAGGAGCAAATTAATGCTTGGAAAAAGGTAACTGATGCTGTTCATAAAGAAGGAGGCACAATGATTTCACAAATCTGGCACGTAGGACGCCTATCTCATCACGAGCTAGCTGGAAACATGCCACCTCAAGCACCATCAGCAATTCGTGCAGAAGGTTTAGTTTCTCGATATCGTAAGCCATATGATATTCCTGAAGCGATGACGTTAGAGGATATCAAAGAAGTAATTAATCAATATGCTCAAGCAGCTAAAAATGCAATTGAAGCGGGCTTTGATGGTGTTGAAATTCATGCTGCACACGGATACTTAATCGATCAATTTAACTCTGATATTACAAATAATCGTACCGATCAATATGGTGGCGATCTCCCACAAAGATTAACATTTATGAAAGAAGTAATAAAAGCTGTTATCGAAGCAATTGGTACTGAGAGAACGATGATTCGCTTTTCTGCACATAAAGCTGATATTCCAGGATATATGTGGGAGGATCCTGAATACGCTATTCGTACGTTTATTGAAGCATTCAAAGAAGTTGGTGCAACTTTATTACATCCATCAATTATGCAATTTGATCGTGTACTTGCAGATGGTAAAACGATGCATCAGCTTGTACGAAAATACTGGGATGGAGCGATTGTTGGAGTAGGAACAATAAATCCTGAAATGGCAGAAAAAGCTATAATTGAAGGAACAATCGATGTTGCTGCGTTCGGCCGTCCATTAATTTCTAATCCAGATCTTTTACACCGTTTGAAAAATGGCGAAGAAATTGAAGAATATGATGCTAAAAAGCATCTAAATAGTTTAATCTAA
- a CDS encoding MFS transporter, translated as MSTNGKIYILAMISFLVGTSQYVISGILDKIANQLGISIEAAGQLITVYSLIYAIGTPILMAVFAKMERRKLLLFSLSVFIVGNLIAMIAPGYSLFMVARIVMALSAGVTVVTVLSLAAKIAQPNKKASSIATVVMGFTASLIIGVPIGRFVASAYDWKLVFLGVAIFVLLALVVIIKTIPKTHGDQPIPLLQQIGMFKKPKIALALSITFFLMSGYGIVFTYLSPYLVQTTGMSDHVLSFALLILGIASLIGSKFGGFSADKWGITLTLKRGLVLNILSIILLTFITSSINTVIIILTLWSFAGWSSGATQQFNLATISPKSSDVLLGLNQSMMQLGFAFGAAIGGLAVSQLSISSITWMGSIPVIISLIITFVLSQYLMTEKKARQSVGKQIRA; from the coding sequence ATGTCTACTAATGGGAAAATTTATATTTTAGCAATGATTAGTTTTTTAGTTGGAACTTCACAGTACGTTATATCTGGTATTTTAGATAAAATAGCAAATCAACTAGGTATATCCATTGAAGCGGCAGGCCAATTAATTACTGTCTATTCATTAATCTATGCAATCGGTACACCAATATTAATGGCGGTATTTGCAAAAATGGAACGCCGAAAGTTACTTTTATTTTCTTTAAGCGTATTTATAGTAGGAAATTTAATTGCAATGATCGCACCAGGGTACAGTTTATTTATGGTTGCACGCATCGTTATGGCTTTAAGTGCTGGTGTTACAGTTGTAACAGTACTAAGCTTAGCTGCTAAAATTGCACAACCAAATAAAAAGGCAAGTTCCATTGCAACAGTTGTCATGGGGTTTACAGCTTCATTAATTATAGGTGTTCCAATTGGGAGATTTGTTGCATCTGCATATGATTGGAAATTAGTCTTTCTTGGAGTTGCAATATTCGTACTACTTGCTTTAGTAGTTATTATTAAAACAATCCCAAAAACTCACGGTGATCAACCAATTCCATTATTACAGCAAATTGGAATGTTTAAAAAACCAAAAATTGCATTAGCTCTATCCATTACGTTTTTCTTAATGAGCGGGTACGGAATTGTTTTTACTTATTTATCACCTTATCTTGTTCAAACTACTGGAATGAGCGATCACGTTTTAAGTTTTGCTTTACTAATACTAGGAATAGCAAGTTTAATTGGATCTAAGTTCGGCGGATTTAGTGCAGACAAGTGGGGGATTACACTTACTTTAAAACGAGGACTTGTTCTTAATATTTTATCAATCATTTTATTAACTTTTATAACTAGTTCAATTAATACTGTAATCATTATTCTTACATTATGGTCATTTGCTGGTTGGTCATCAGGAGCAACACAACAATTCAACTTAGCTACGATTTCACCAAAATCATCCGATGTTTTATTAGGATTAAACCAATCAATGATGCAATTAGGCTTTGCTTTTGGTGCTGCTATCGGCGGACTTGCAGTTAGTCAATTGTCCATCAGTTCAATTACTTGGATGGGCTCAATTCCTGTTATTATTTCTTTAATCATAACATTTGTATTATCACAATACTTAATGACTGAAAAGAAAGCTAGACAAAGTGTTGGAAAACAAATAAGAGCTTAG
- a CDS encoding histidine phosphatase family protein — MEKEIYIIRHCEAKGQPIGAELTERGIQQAKDLAKFFSKIKIDQIISSPFSRATQSIEPTSKEKKIDIVIDERLSERKLSSRDLPDWLEKLKTTFEDMELKFDGGESSQEATNRAISVIDKIISSEHQSTIIVTHGNLMSLIFKHFNDEFGFENWKSLSNPDVFQLKFKNNEFVYERLWKEDSK, encoded by the coding sequence ATGGAAAAAGAGATTTATATTATAAGGCACTGCGAAGCAAAAGGGCAACCTATTGGGGCAGAACTAACAGAAAGAGGAATTCAACAGGCAAAAGATTTAGCCAAATTTTTTTCAAAGATAAAGATTGATCAAATAATCTCCAGTCCTTTTTCTCGTGCAACTCAATCAATCGAACCTACAAGCAAAGAAAAGAAGATCGATATCGTAATCGATGAACGTTTATCTGAACGCAAGCTAAGCTCACGAGATTTACCAGATTGGCTAGAAAAATTAAAAACAACATTTGAAGATATGGAATTGAAGTTTGATGGAGGAGAATCAAGTCAAGAAGCTACGAATCGTGCAATAAGTGTTATTGACAAGATCATCAGTAGTGAACATCAAAGCACGATTATTGTAACGCATGGAAATTTAATGTCTTTAATTTTTAAGCATTTTAACGACGAGTTTGGGTTTGAGAATTGGAAAAGCTTAAGTAATCCTGACGTGTTTCAATTGAAGTTTAAGAATAACGAATTTGTTTATGAACGCTTGTGGAAAGAAGATTCAAAATAA
- a CDS encoding transposase, with protein sequence MDETLKNVKYILVNQKPVAQLARETGVNLNILNDWIKKFSDQPEVKAVQTFSPSEAELRALQKEMLELKVGNEILKNAMHYFSYSTR encoded by the coding sequence ATTGATGAAACATTAAAAAACGTAAAGTATATTTTAGTAAATCAAAAGCCAGTAGCTCAACTAGCGAGAGAAACTGGTGTTAATCTTAATATTTTAAATGATTGGATCAAGAAATTTAGTGATCAACCTGAAGTAAAAGCTGTGCAAACTTTCTCTCCTTCTGAAGCAGAACTAAGGGCTTTACAGAAAGAAATGCTTGAATTAAAAGTGGGAAATGAAATCTTAAAAAATGCGATGCATTACTTCTCATATAGCACTCGGTAA
- a CDS encoding IS3 family transposase: protein MFKSADRILKKALSKYTRGGIIPKGVRFEIINEMKARYPITMLIRIAKVSRAGFYKWKKLIVYKLRRTNLEDAVKSHIQAIHTIRPYYGYPRITDRLRDEGLIINHKKVYRIMKELDIKSVIRKKRKYFGVEPSNIYPNLLNRQFKQDLPNVAFATDITYIKVGNKFYYLSVVQDLYNNEILSWKCSERNDLKLVLETIKDLCKKRNVHGSILHSDQGFQYTTPKYNQFLEKNNLLGSHSRKGNCLDNACVESFFSHFKCELVYLSNFNSEQALIQAIEEYIHFYNNERTQKRLNRCSPVKYRLTTAA, encoded by the coding sequence ATATTTAAAAGCGCAGATAGAATACTTAAAAAAGCTCTATCCAAATATACTCGAGGAGGGATAATTCCAAAGGGAGTTCGATTTGAAATAATTAATGAGATGAAAGCACGTTACCCAATAACGATGCTTATTCGAATCGCAAAAGTTTCAAGAGCTGGTTTCTATAAATGGAAAAAATTGATTGTTTATAAATTAAGGAGAACTAATCTTGAGGACGCGGTTAAATCCCATATTCAAGCCATTCATACAATTCGACCATATTACGGATATCCTAGAATTACTGACCGTTTAAGAGATGAAGGGTTAATTATTAACCACAAAAAGGTGTATCGAATAATGAAGGAATTAGACATTAAATCGGTCATACGTAAGAAAAGAAAATATTTTGGTGTAGAACCATCTAATATTTATCCTAATCTATTAAATCGCCAATTTAAACAAGACTTACCAAACGTTGCATTTGCGACAGATATCACGTATATCAAAGTAGGGAATAAATTCTATTATCTATCAGTTGTACAAGATCTTTATAATAATGAAATCCTGTCTTGGAAGTGTTCAGAGCGAAATGATCTTAAACTAGTCCTAGAAACAATTAAAGACTTATGTAAAAAAAGAAACGTGCATGGAAGTATCCTGCATTCAGATCAGGGATTCCAGTACACGACTCCAAAATACAACCAGTTCCTAGAAAAGAATAATTTATTAGGCAGCCACTCTCGCAAAGGAAACTGCCTAGACAACGCATGCGTTGAATCGTTCTTCTCACACTTCAAATGTGAATTGGTGTATCTATCTAATTTTAATTCAGAACAGGCACTTATTCAAGCAATTGAAGAGTATATTCATTTCTATAATAATGAACGTACACAAAAACGATTAAACCGTTGTTCCCCTGTAAAATACAGGTTAACAACGGCTGCTTAG